A section of the Mastomys coucha isolate ucsf_1 unplaced genomic scaffold, UCSF_Mcou_1 pScaffold15, whole genome shotgun sequence genome encodes:
- the Adgrd2 gene encoding adhesion G-protein coupled receptor D2: MLHLIPGLEVQSLHLREASTGGHTFTIPGGHPDGPGHIHIPAGEVRRLLGKGLAEVMVIHTWFTSRIFQYTLGAPGLELLATNVSKEVRKQRSLSTQVGSAILSSEVWDAAGELNTAVTFHLQHQAQVFPQKILEPVCAFWNFRGSWATTGCVVLTLHQDSTTCLCNHSTSFAILLQVYEVQGGPEEESLLRTLSFVGCGVSLCALATTFLLFIVAGVPTSERTTIHKNLILSLASAEGFLMTSEWAETNKVACVAVTVAMHLLFLVAFSWMLAEGLLLWSKVVAVSMHPGPRMRLYYAAGWGIPVAIVSITLALHPHDYVASGHCWLNVHTDAIWAFVGPVLFVLTANTYILVRVVMVTVSSSHHRARMLSSQPDLQQKIKFQMWAMVKPVLALLPVLGLTWLFGLLVHISPTWAYAAVLLNSFQAYRGVGQGSQCLGHFKDHQEASEGIQGSCALSLGFMSLGHGRGEHPSLEFSEKTCCSQSSSQSRTPSNLGKGLSEGWLPAMRPFRKALGTGSKRHVQGFLPAFQELNGQRTSAHRRKPRLNRTGGSSKREKGSSGPARLVLLFVLVPSTS; the protein is encoded by the exons ATGCTCCATCTGATCCCAGGCCTGGAGGTGCAAAGCCTGCACCTGAGGGAGGCCAGCACTGGAGGGCACACGTTCACCATTCCTGGTGGGCATCCAGACGGACCAGGCCACATCCACATCCCTGCAGGTGAAGTGAGGCGGCTCCTTGGGAAAG GCCTTGCAGAAGTCATGGTCATCCACACTTGGTTCACCTCAAGAATCTTCCAGTATACCCTGGGGGCACCTGGCCTAGAGCTCCTGGCCACTAATGTCTCAAAGGAGGTAAGAAAGCAGAG GTCCCTAAGCACCCAAGTGGGGTCAGCTATACTCTCCTCGGAGGTATGGGATGCTGCTGGGGAGTTGAACACAGCTGTGACCTTTCACCTGCAGCACCAGGCCCAG GTCTTTCCACAGAAGATTCTAGAACCTGTCTGTGCGTTTTGGAACTTCA GGGGCTCCTGGGCCACCACTGGCTGTGTAGTGCTCACTCTACACCAGGACTCTACCACCTGCCTTTGCAACCACAGCACCAGCTTTGCCATCCTGCTGCAGGTGTATGAAGTCCAG GGAGGCCCTGAAGAGGAGTCGCTGCTGAGGACTCTGTCATTTGTGGGCTGTGGCGTGTCCCTCTGTGCTCTCGCTACCACCTTCTTGCTCTTCATTGTGGCTGG GGTTCCCACTTCTGAGCGGACCACAATCCACAAGAATCTTATTCTTTCCCTGGCCTCTGCTGAGGGATTCCTCATGACCAGCGAGTGGGCGGAGACCAACAAG GTGGCCTGTGTGGCTGTCACAGTGGCCATGCATCTTCTCTTTCTGGTTGCCTTCTCCTGGATGCTGGCGGAGGGACTGCTGCTTTGGAGCAAGGTGGTAGCTGTGAGCATGCACCCAGGCCCCAGGATGAGGCTGTACTATGCTGCAGGCTGGG GCATTCCTGTGGCCATTGTGTCCATCACCCTAGCATTGCACCCTCATGACTACGTGGCTTCTGGACACTGCTGGCTCAATGTCCATACGGATGCCATCTGGGCCTTTGTGGGGCCCGTCCTGTTTGTGCTGACT GCCAATACCTACATCCTGGTCCGTGTGGTAATGGTCACTGTATCCAGCAGCCACCACCGCGCACGCATGCTGAGCTCACAGCCTGACCTACAGCAGAAGATCAAGTTCCAAATGTG GGCCATGGTGAAACCAGTGCTGGCCCTGTTACCTGTCCTGGGCCTGACCTGGCTGTTTGGCCTCCTGGTACACATTAGCCCAACCTGGGCCTATGCTGCTGTGCTTCTCAATTCCTTCCAG gcTTACCGAGGGGTTGGTCAAGGGTCACAGTGTCTGGGCCACTTCAAGGATCACCAGGAGGCCAGTGAAGGCATACAGGGATCTTGTGCCCTCTCCTTAG GCTTCATGTCCCTGGGCCATGGCCGAGGAGAACACCCGAGCCTGGAATTCTCTGAGAAGACCTGTTGCTCTCAGAG CTCCTCCCAATCACGCACTCCGAGCAACCTGGGCAAAGGTCTCAGTGAGGGGTGGCTGCCGGCCATGCGTCCTTTCCGGAAAGCTCTGGGGACA GGATCTAAAAGGCATGTGCAGGGTTTCCTCCCAGCCTTTCAGGAGCTCAATGGCCAGAGGACCTCAGCTCATCGTCGGAAACCCAGATTGAACCGTACAGGGGGCAGCTCCAAGCGAGAGAAAGGCAGCTCTGGACCAGCCCGGCTGGTCCTTCTGTTTGTCTTGGTTCCTTCCACTTCCTAG